From a region of the Paralichthys olivaceus isolate ysfri-2021 chromosome 4, ASM2471397v2, whole genome shotgun sequence genome:
- the rusc2 gene encoding AP-4 complex accessory subunit RUSC2 isoform X1, whose protein sequence is MDSPPKLSGETLIVHHIPLVHCQVSGGRQGGCGSSLKRSNPFSLPENLGLSRTTSLPERDVLQREALLYSSLIQTSSGSSSSHNRGRERKGGGRGGSMASDDSSFTSSNSEDQLITAHTLPRAKPRNRNPLRHNPFLLNTENDNDEEEDDGDNLSGYLEDSSFHLHSDTNSALDDGMASFRLHDLGFASEPFLLHSSVRGSSRESLRGVASDLSNHLEDLNILGLDTQRRHGSSGSNMSMDCGEQDWGDDDEEDEDHPMRCGRSSKTGSYSSSSSIQHCSCCALSQNYPQHFPETFSEPFTVCQQGYGSDSSCNSSDGVLVNFSAIYNKMNNGIPEKPPASGHTNLNSSTDHSCTSSVSDPPGNQRDSSGGAFYLDLHTSPTELPRSQQQPSCLGNTFPLIREPHLSTSSTCSCSVEHQGALDLDANCNSYHPPHSGSSGDLASCLQSQARLVVATQNYYKLVTCDLSSQSSPSPAGSSVNSCSDEHSKGSPTPTQPSEYFLFRQQADQEGVEEEEEDGESSKVTEDDNADDDDEEETKTHQAAVGAEAAPAVIEGQVYVNTSPPVVGRGLFGGGPSSGNRPRSRSYDRNLDKSPSPRLGSLERMLSCPVRLSESAAPTPPPPPRVTSFAEIARSKRRSGITGGSPSMKPAADPFSSTYSAHSHSSVDFSPILEQRAEADSQSLSPAPFTRCYSHGSIERHLEGARETRAKTEGGLSSSSDSQPAVVRYSRDQRPTTLPIQPFTFHHQFASKPPQPKPLLPLLTGYVSGMQARSSSGSGGPVGEDGEEAAENVHSYQGALAGEAPPPGSVRPSPLGSYSPVRLQGAPSSGTCSTCSPSPQPPHSPSCPLSAGFSPLHSPPTAKQGGGSTPLPSTPPPPSLGVKRGAVPPMLPAVQGHCFHRGGLTSLPALHSDTLSPLGCLDSGKHAEGSKGPGARAQNAHHLSPQALKWREYRRRNPLGVERGSGVGSGILSGNPDTQRGGGARPARRNVFDFPAAPSGHMLGRINVGQSAKLQQSYSDFLPDYFSMTEKPPEEFCLSPDASSSSSSCSSSQSHISVDLTQKRGLVKAVNTAVDLIVAHFGTSRDPDVKAKLGNSWVSPNVGHLILKYLCPALHDVLQDGLKAYVLDLIIGQRRCQPWSLVEASTQLGPSTRVLHSLFSKVSQFSELTSHRMRMNAFIFGLLNLKSLEFWFNHLYTHEDIIAAHYNPWGFLPLAQGACQPLFEELLLLLQPLSLLPFDLDLLFELHLLQKGQEHLRRKEQLCSAGQSVDRSARSTFQLMRGWSTTVSEMVRDSSGEVKKERAGLRREGTWPRMEGAKSRREAWGVKSSMRKEGDATESTTAGPDSRQTMTMEVGFANLWKERGMSEERVKGVGQESQGEGEDGQEKDRRKRKERDPAEEGRQWQDRQAGWWYQLMQSSQVYIDQSTEKTKFVKSEKRKRSSERRQGRLPPTREGVVEGAESNQEGEGCRSRKSNGSSSEESGGPRGRPSWMGSPPESVLNQEKETKPVEVTGTGAPAAAQEDSPSQGQSLRWGRLFGSSLGSPSRAEAAEQRARSQRTRPPSGWLGLDRSVLDLVAQTIGAGGSGKKTEPPTTPTHTENTHKAPTSTRPPEAKRQPLCEVRALCHHIATEPGQLSFNKGDVLRVLSKADPDWLLCSQGSTQGLVPIIYVTLNSMDDSRDAAGPGNC, encoded by the exons ATGGACAGCCCTCCTAAACTTTCTGGCGAGACCCTGATTGTGCATCACATTCCCCTGGTGCACTGTCAGGTGTCAGGGGGGCGACAGGGTGGCTGCGGGAGCTCACTTAAGAGGAGCAACCCATTCAGCCTACCGGAGAACCTGGGTCTGAGTCGCACCACTTCCCTTCCCGAGAGAGACGTCCTCCAGAGGGAGGCTCTGCTCTACAGCAGCCTGATCCAGACCTCCAGTGGCTCCTCGTCCTCCcacaacagaggaagagagaggaagggtgGCGGTAGAGGAGGCAGCATGGCGAGTGATGATTCATCATTTACTTCGAGCAATTCAGAAGACCAGCTGATCACAGCTCACACTTTACCGAGGGCGAAACCAAGAAACAGGAATCCATTGCGTCATAATCCGTTCCTGCTGAATACCGAAAATGacaatgatgaagaggaggatgatggtgatAACCTCAGCGGTTACCTTGAGGACTCGTCCTTCCACCTCCACAGTGACACTAACTCTGCCCTCGATGATGGGATGGCATCTTTCCGCCTGCACGACCTCGGCTTCGCTTCTGAGCCCTTTCTTCTGCACAGCTCAGTGAGAGGAAGCAGCCGGGAGTCCCTGAGGGGCGTCGCTTCAGATCTGTCCAACCACCTGGAAGACCTGAACATCTTAGGTCTGGACACCCAGCGTCGCCATGGGAGCAGTGGTTCCAACATGTCCATGGACTGTGGAGAGCAGGACtggggtgatgatgatgaagaagacgaagatCATCCTATGCGCTGCGGCCGAAGCAGTAAGACAGGCTCGTACTCTTCGAGCTCCTCGATCCAACACTGCTCCTGCTGTGCATTATCTCAGAACTACCCTCAACACTTTCCTGAAACCTTCTCTGAGCCGTTTACGGTGTGTCAGCAAGGCTACGGCAGCGACTCCTCCTGCAACAGCTCGGATGGCGTGCTCGTCAACTTCAGCGCTATTTACAATAAGATGAACAACGGCATACCAGAGAAGCCACCGGCCTCTGGACACACCAACCTCAACAGCTCCACTGACCACTCCTGCACCTCGTCTGTTTCTGATCCACCAGGAAACCAGCGAGACTCAAGTGGAGGGGCTTTCTATTTAGACCTTCACACCTCCCCGACCGAACTTCCCCGATCACAGCAGCAACCCTCTTGTCTGGGCAACACCTTCCCTCTCATCCGTGAGCCACAtctgtccacctcctccacgTGCTCTTGCTCTGTTGAGCACCAGGGGGCTCTTGACCTTGACGCCAACTGCAACTCCTACCACCCTCCACATTCTGGCTCGTCCGGGGACCTTGCATCCTGTCTGCAGAGCCAGGCCCGTCTGGTAGTTGCCACCCAGAACTACTACAAGCTGGTCACCTGTGACCTATCGTCGCAGTCCTCGCCGAGTCCTGCGGGCTCGTCGGTCAACAGCTGCTCCGATGAGCACAGCAAAGGAAGCCCCACCCCAACTCAGCCCAGCGAGTACTTCCTGTTCAGACAGCAAGCTGATCAGGAAggcgtggaggaggaggaggaagatggagagtcATCTAAGGTGACG GAAGATGATAATGCcgacgatgatgatgaggaggagacgaaGACTCACCAGGCGGCTGTTGGGGCTGAAGCTGCTCCCGCTGTGATTGAGGGCCAGGTGTACGTCAACACCTCCCCTCCTGTGGTTGGCCGGGGCCTTTTCGGAGGCGGACCCTCTTCAGGAAATCGTCCCCGCTCGCGCAGCTACGACCGCAACCTGGACAAGTCTCCGTCTCCTCGGCTCGGATCTCTGGAGCGTATGTTGAGCTGCCCCGTCCGGCTCAGTGAGAGCGCAGCCCCGACCCCGCCTCCACCGCCGCGGGTCACCTCCTTCGCGGAGATCGCCAGAAGTAAAAGAAGAAGCGGAATTACGGGGGGGTCGCCGTCCATGAAGCCAGCCGCGGACCCTTTCTCCTCTACTTACTCCGCCCACTCGCACTCCTCGGTGGATTTCTCTCCAATCCTGGAGCAGCGGGCGGAGGCTGACAGTCAGAGCCTGTCTCCTGCGCCCTTCACCCGATGTTACAGCCACGGCAGCATAGAGCGACACCTGGAGGGCGCGAGGGAGACGCGGGCCAAGACTGAAG GTGgcctctccagctcctcggACAGTCAGCCGGCGGTGGTCCGCTACAGCCGGGACCAGCGGCCCACCACCCTCCCCATCCAGCCCTTCACCTTCCACCACCAGTTTGCCTCTAAACCCCCCCAGCCCAAGCCCCTGCTGCCCCTGCTCACAGGTTACGTCTCTGGGATGCAGGCCCGCTCCAGTTCTGGTTCTGGTGGTCCGGTGGGTGAGGATGGTGAGGAGGCAGCTGAAAATGTGCACAGTTACCAGGGGGCTCTGGCTGGGGAAGCCCCTCCCCCTGGATCAGTTCGTCCCTCGCCGCTCGGGAGCTACTCCCCGGTTCGTCTCCAGGGGGCGCCCAGCTCTGGAACCTGCTCCACCTGCAGCCCCAGCCCTCAGCCGCCTCACAGCCCCTCCTGCCCGCTGTCGGCCGGCTTCAGCCCCCTGCACTCCCCGCCCACGGCAAAACAGGGAGGGGGTTCAACACCGTTACCGTCGACCCCTCCGCCCCCGTCGCTGGGCGTGAAGAGAGGGGCGGTGCCACCGATGCTGCCGGCGGTGCAGGGACACTGTTTCCACCGTGGAGGCCTGACGAGTTTACCGGCGCTGCACAGTGACACGCTGAGTCCGCTGGGATGTCTGGACTCTGGGAAACACGCGGAGGGAAGCAAAGGACCTGGAGCCAGGGCACAAAATG CTCACCACCTCTCTCCTCAAGCCCTCAAATGGAGGGAGTACCGCCGTCGAAACCCactgggggtggagaggggCTCTGGCGTGGGATCGGGCATCCTGTCCGGCAACCCTGATACCCAGAGGGGCGGGGGGGCGCGGCCTGCCAGGCGCAACGTGTTCGATTTCCCAGCGGCGCCCTCTGGCCACATGCTGGGACGGATTAATG tcgGCCAATCAGCTAAGCTGCAGCAGAGCTACAGCGACTTCCTGCCGGACTATTTCTCCATGACCGAGAAGCCACCGGAGGAGTTCTGCCTCTCCCCCGACGCCTCCTCTTCGTcgtcctcctgctcttcctcacaGTCCCACATCTCTGTGGACCTGACACAGAAGAGAG GTTTGGTGAAAGCCGTGAACACAGCAGTGGATCTGATTGTGGCTCATTTTGGAACCAGTCGAGATCCGGACGTGAAG GCGAAGCTGGGGAACAGCTGGGTGAGTCCCAACGTGGGTCACCTCATCCTGAAGTACCTGTGCCCGGCGCTGCACGACGTGCTGCAGGACGGCCTGAAGGCCTACGTGCTGGACCTGATCATCGGGCAGCGGCGCTGTCAGCCCTGGAGCCTGGTGGAGGCCTCCACTCAgctgg GCCCGTCCACTCGCGTCCTCCACAGCTTGTTCTCGAAGGTGAGCCAGTTCTCGGAGCTCACCAGCCACAGAATGAGGATGAACGCCTTCATCTTCGGTCTTCTCAA CCTGAAATCTCTGGAGTTCTGGTTCAATCACCTCTACACACATGAAG ATATCATAGCAGCACACTACAACCCGTGGGGTTTCCTTCCCCTGGCGCAGGGCGCCTGCCAGCCTCTCTTCGaggagctcctcctcctgctgcagccccTGTCGCTGCTCCCCTTCGACCTGGACCTCCTGTTCGAGCTGCACCTCCTCCAAAAGGGCCAGGAGCACCTGCGTCGCAAGGAGCAGCTGTGCTCTGCGGGCCAGAGCGTCGACCGGTCGGCTCGCTCCACCTTCCAGCTCATGCGAGGATGGAGCACCACCGTGAGCGAAATGGTCAGAGACTCGAGCGGCGAGGTGAAAAAGGAGAGGGCGGGGCTGAGACGGGAGGGAACGTGGCCCAGGATGGAAGGAGCCAAGTCGAGAAGGGAGGCGTGGGGGGTGAAATCCAGTATGAGGAAGGAGGGGGATGCAACAGAGAGCACGACAGCTGGACCTGATAGCAGACAGACGATGACGATGGAGGTAGGGTTTGCCAAtctttggaaggagagggggatgagtgaagagagagtgaaaggtGTGGGGCAAGAGAGCCAGGGAGAAGGGGAGGATGGACAAGAGAAggacaggaggaagagaaaagagagggatcCAGCTGAAGAAGGGCGTCAGTGGCAGGACAGACAGGCCGGCTGGTGGTACCAGCTCATGCAGTCCTCCCAGGTCTACATCGACCAATCCACGGAGAAGACCAAGTTTGTGAAGAgcgagaagaggaagaggtcgTCGGAGAGACGACAGGGGCGGCTGCCGCCCACCCGAGAGGGCGTGGTGGAGGGGGCGGAGTCAAACCAAGAAGGGGAGGGCTGCAGAAGCAGGAAGAGCAACGGTAGCTCCAGCGAGGAGTCGGGCGGACCACGGGGAAGACCCTCGTGGATGGGCAGCCCCCCAGAGTCTGTTCTCAACcaggagaaagagacaaaacctGTGGAGGTCACGGGCACCGGGGCCCCGGCCGCAGCCCAGGAGGACAGCCCCTCACAGGGACAGAGTTTGCGTTGGGGCCGTCTCTTCGGATCGAGTCTTGGTTCTCCATCCAGAGCGGAGGCAGCTGAGCAGAGGGCGAGAAGTCAGAGGACCAG ACCTCCGTCAGGTTGGCTCGGTCTGGACAGGTCCGTCCTCGACCTCGTGGCTCAGACGATCGGAGCAGGAGGCAGCGGGAAGAAGACGGAGCCTCCGACGACTCCCACTCACACcgagaacacacacaaagcaccaACGTCGACTCGACCACCTGAAGCCAAACGACAGCCTCTGTG TGAAGTCCGAGCTCTGTGCCACCACATCGCCACCGAGCCCGGACAGCTGAGCTTCAACAAGGGCGATGTTCTGCGGGTCCTGAGCAAGGCGGATCCCGATTGGCTGCTCTGCTCCCAGGGCTCCACGCAGGGATTGGTCCCCATCATCTACGTCACCCTGAACAGCATGGACGACAGCCGGGACGCCGCTGGGCCCGGGAACTGCTGA
- the rusc2 gene encoding AP-4 complex accessory subunit RUSC2 isoform X4, whose amino-acid sequence MDSPPKLSGETLIVHHIPLVHCQVSGGRQGGCGSSLKRSNPFSLPENLGLSRTTSLPERDVLQREALLYSSLIQTSSGSSSSHNRGRERKGGGRGGSMASDDSSFTSSNSEDQLITAHTLPRAKPRNRNPLRHNPFLLNTENDNDEEEDDGDNLSGYLEDSSFHLHSDTNSALDDGMASFRLHDLGFASEPFLLHSSVRGSSRESLRGVASDLSNHLEDLNILGLDTQRRHGSSGSNMSMDCGEQDWGDDDEEDEDHPMRCGRSSKTGSYSSSSSIQHCSCCALSQNYPQHFPETFSEPFTVCQQGYGSDSSCNSSDGVLVNFSAIYNKMNNGIPEKPPASGHTNLNSSTDHSCTSSVSDPPGNQRDSSGGAFYLDLHTSPTELPRSQQQPSCLGNTFPLIREPHLSTSSTCSCSVEHQGALDLDANCNSYHPPHSGSSGDLASCLQSQARLVVATQNYYKLVTCDLSSQSSPSPAGSSVNSCSDEHSKGSPTPTQPSEYFLFRQQADQEGVEEEEEDGESSKEDDNADDDDEEETKTHQAAVGAEAAPAVIEGQVYVNTSPPVVGRGLFGGGPSSGNRPRSRSYDRNLDKSPSPRLGSLERMLSCPVRLSESAAPTPPPPPRVTSFAEIARSKRRSGITGGSPSMKPAADPFSSTYSAHSHSSVDFSPILEQRAEADSQSLSPAPFTRCYSHGSIERHLEGARETRAKTEGGLSSSSDSQPAVVRYSRDQRPTTLPIQPFTFHHQFASKPPQPKPLLPLLTGYVSGMQARSSSGSGGPVGEDGEEAAENVHSYQGALAGEAPPPGSVRPSPLGSYSPVRLQGAPSSGTCSTCSPSPQPPHSPSCPLSAGFSPLHSPPTAKQGGGSTPLPSTPPPPSLGVKRGAVPPMLPAVQGHCFHRGGLTSLPALHSDTLSPLGCLDSGKHAEGSKGPGARAQNVGQSAKLQQSYSDFLPDYFSMTEKPPEEFCLSPDASSSSSSCSSSQSHISVDLTQKRGLVKAVNTAVDLIVAHFGTSRDPDVKAKLGNSWVSPNVGHLILKYLCPALHDVLQDGLKAYVLDLIIGQRRCQPWSLVEASTQLGPSTRVLHSLFSKVSQFSELTSHRMRMNAFIFGLLNLKSLEFWFNHLYTHEDIIAAHYNPWGFLPLAQGACQPLFEELLLLLQPLSLLPFDLDLLFELHLLQKGQEHLRRKEQLCSAGQSVDRSARSTFQLMRGWSTTVSEMVRDSSGEVKKERAGLRREGTWPRMEGAKSRREAWGVKSSMRKEGDATESTTAGPDSRQTMTMEVGFANLWKERGMSEERVKGVGQESQGEGEDGQEKDRRKRKERDPAEEGRQWQDRQAGWWYQLMQSSQVYIDQSTEKTKFVKSEKRKRSSERRQGRLPPTREGVVEGAESNQEGEGCRSRKSNGSSSEESGGPRGRPSWMGSPPESVLNQEKETKPVEVTGTGAPAAAQEDSPSQGQSLRWGRLFGSSLGSPSRAEAAEQRARSQRTRPPSGWLGLDRSVLDLVAQTIGAGGSGKKTEPPTTPTHTENTHKAPTSTRPPEAKRQPLCEVRALCHHIATEPGQLSFNKGDVLRVLSKADPDWLLCSQGSTQGLVPIIYVTLNSMDDSRDAAGPGNC is encoded by the exons ATGGACAGCCCTCCTAAACTTTCTGGCGAGACCCTGATTGTGCATCACATTCCCCTGGTGCACTGTCAGGTGTCAGGGGGGCGACAGGGTGGCTGCGGGAGCTCACTTAAGAGGAGCAACCCATTCAGCCTACCGGAGAACCTGGGTCTGAGTCGCACCACTTCCCTTCCCGAGAGAGACGTCCTCCAGAGGGAGGCTCTGCTCTACAGCAGCCTGATCCAGACCTCCAGTGGCTCCTCGTCCTCCcacaacagaggaagagagaggaagggtgGCGGTAGAGGAGGCAGCATGGCGAGTGATGATTCATCATTTACTTCGAGCAATTCAGAAGACCAGCTGATCACAGCTCACACTTTACCGAGGGCGAAACCAAGAAACAGGAATCCATTGCGTCATAATCCGTTCCTGCTGAATACCGAAAATGacaatgatgaagaggaggatgatggtgatAACCTCAGCGGTTACCTTGAGGACTCGTCCTTCCACCTCCACAGTGACACTAACTCTGCCCTCGATGATGGGATGGCATCTTTCCGCCTGCACGACCTCGGCTTCGCTTCTGAGCCCTTTCTTCTGCACAGCTCAGTGAGAGGAAGCAGCCGGGAGTCCCTGAGGGGCGTCGCTTCAGATCTGTCCAACCACCTGGAAGACCTGAACATCTTAGGTCTGGACACCCAGCGTCGCCATGGGAGCAGTGGTTCCAACATGTCCATGGACTGTGGAGAGCAGGACtggggtgatgatgatgaagaagacgaagatCATCCTATGCGCTGCGGCCGAAGCAGTAAGACAGGCTCGTACTCTTCGAGCTCCTCGATCCAACACTGCTCCTGCTGTGCATTATCTCAGAACTACCCTCAACACTTTCCTGAAACCTTCTCTGAGCCGTTTACGGTGTGTCAGCAAGGCTACGGCAGCGACTCCTCCTGCAACAGCTCGGATGGCGTGCTCGTCAACTTCAGCGCTATTTACAATAAGATGAACAACGGCATACCAGAGAAGCCACCGGCCTCTGGACACACCAACCTCAACAGCTCCACTGACCACTCCTGCACCTCGTCTGTTTCTGATCCACCAGGAAACCAGCGAGACTCAAGTGGAGGGGCTTTCTATTTAGACCTTCACACCTCCCCGACCGAACTTCCCCGATCACAGCAGCAACCCTCTTGTCTGGGCAACACCTTCCCTCTCATCCGTGAGCCACAtctgtccacctcctccacgTGCTCTTGCTCTGTTGAGCACCAGGGGGCTCTTGACCTTGACGCCAACTGCAACTCCTACCACCCTCCACATTCTGGCTCGTCCGGGGACCTTGCATCCTGTCTGCAGAGCCAGGCCCGTCTGGTAGTTGCCACCCAGAACTACTACAAGCTGGTCACCTGTGACCTATCGTCGCAGTCCTCGCCGAGTCCTGCGGGCTCGTCGGTCAACAGCTGCTCCGATGAGCACAGCAAAGGAAGCCCCACCCCAACTCAGCCCAGCGAGTACTTCCTGTTCAGACAGCAAGCTGATCAGGAAggcgtggaggaggaggaggaagatggagagtcATCTAAG GAAGATGATAATGCcgacgatgatgatgaggaggagacgaaGACTCACCAGGCGGCTGTTGGGGCTGAAGCTGCTCCCGCTGTGATTGAGGGCCAGGTGTACGTCAACACCTCCCCTCCTGTGGTTGGCCGGGGCCTTTTCGGAGGCGGACCCTCTTCAGGAAATCGTCCCCGCTCGCGCAGCTACGACCGCAACCTGGACAAGTCTCCGTCTCCTCGGCTCGGATCTCTGGAGCGTATGTTGAGCTGCCCCGTCCGGCTCAGTGAGAGCGCAGCCCCGACCCCGCCTCCACCGCCGCGGGTCACCTCCTTCGCGGAGATCGCCAGAAGTAAAAGAAGAAGCGGAATTACGGGGGGGTCGCCGTCCATGAAGCCAGCCGCGGACCCTTTCTCCTCTACTTACTCCGCCCACTCGCACTCCTCGGTGGATTTCTCTCCAATCCTGGAGCAGCGGGCGGAGGCTGACAGTCAGAGCCTGTCTCCTGCGCCCTTCACCCGATGTTACAGCCACGGCAGCATAGAGCGACACCTGGAGGGCGCGAGGGAGACGCGGGCCAAGACTGAAG GTGgcctctccagctcctcggACAGTCAGCCGGCGGTGGTCCGCTACAGCCGGGACCAGCGGCCCACCACCCTCCCCATCCAGCCCTTCACCTTCCACCACCAGTTTGCCTCTAAACCCCCCCAGCCCAAGCCCCTGCTGCCCCTGCTCACAGGTTACGTCTCTGGGATGCAGGCCCGCTCCAGTTCTGGTTCTGGTGGTCCGGTGGGTGAGGATGGTGAGGAGGCAGCTGAAAATGTGCACAGTTACCAGGGGGCTCTGGCTGGGGAAGCCCCTCCCCCTGGATCAGTTCGTCCCTCGCCGCTCGGGAGCTACTCCCCGGTTCGTCTCCAGGGGGCGCCCAGCTCTGGAACCTGCTCCACCTGCAGCCCCAGCCCTCAGCCGCCTCACAGCCCCTCCTGCCCGCTGTCGGCCGGCTTCAGCCCCCTGCACTCCCCGCCCACGGCAAAACAGGGAGGGGGTTCAACACCGTTACCGTCGACCCCTCCGCCCCCGTCGCTGGGCGTGAAGAGAGGGGCGGTGCCACCGATGCTGCCGGCGGTGCAGGGACACTGTTTCCACCGTGGAGGCCTGACGAGTTTACCGGCGCTGCACAGTGACACGCTGAGTCCGCTGGGATGTCTGGACTCTGGGAAACACGCGGAGGGAAGCAAAGGACCTGGAGCCAGGGCACAAAATG tcgGCCAATCAGCTAAGCTGCAGCAGAGCTACAGCGACTTCCTGCCGGACTATTTCTCCATGACCGAGAAGCCACCGGAGGAGTTCTGCCTCTCCCCCGACGCCTCCTCTTCGTcgtcctcctgctcttcctcacaGTCCCACATCTCTGTGGACCTGACACAGAAGAGAG GTTTGGTGAAAGCCGTGAACACAGCAGTGGATCTGATTGTGGCTCATTTTGGAACCAGTCGAGATCCGGACGTGAAG GCGAAGCTGGGGAACAGCTGGGTGAGTCCCAACGTGGGTCACCTCATCCTGAAGTACCTGTGCCCGGCGCTGCACGACGTGCTGCAGGACGGCCTGAAGGCCTACGTGCTGGACCTGATCATCGGGCAGCGGCGCTGTCAGCCCTGGAGCCTGGTGGAGGCCTCCACTCAgctgg GCCCGTCCACTCGCGTCCTCCACAGCTTGTTCTCGAAGGTGAGCCAGTTCTCGGAGCTCACCAGCCACAGAATGAGGATGAACGCCTTCATCTTCGGTCTTCTCAA CCTGAAATCTCTGGAGTTCTGGTTCAATCACCTCTACACACATGAAG ATATCATAGCAGCACACTACAACCCGTGGGGTTTCCTTCCCCTGGCGCAGGGCGCCTGCCAGCCTCTCTTCGaggagctcctcctcctgctgcagccccTGTCGCTGCTCCCCTTCGACCTGGACCTCCTGTTCGAGCTGCACCTCCTCCAAAAGGGCCAGGAGCACCTGCGTCGCAAGGAGCAGCTGTGCTCTGCGGGCCAGAGCGTCGACCGGTCGGCTCGCTCCACCTTCCAGCTCATGCGAGGATGGAGCACCACCGTGAGCGAAATGGTCAGAGACTCGAGCGGCGAGGTGAAAAAGGAGAGGGCGGGGCTGAGACGGGAGGGAACGTGGCCCAGGATGGAAGGAGCCAAGTCGAGAAGGGAGGCGTGGGGGGTGAAATCCAGTATGAGGAAGGAGGGGGATGCAACAGAGAGCACGACAGCTGGACCTGATAGCAGACAGACGATGACGATGGAGGTAGGGTTTGCCAAtctttggaaggagagggggatgagtgaagagagagtgaaaggtGTGGGGCAAGAGAGCCAGGGAGAAGGGGAGGATGGACAAGAGAAggacaggaggaagagaaaagagagggatcCAGCTGAAGAAGGGCGTCAGTGGCAGGACAGACAGGCCGGCTGGTGGTACCAGCTCATGCAGTCCTCCCAGGTCTACATCGACCAATCCACGGAGAAGACCAAGTTTGTGAAGAgcgagaagaggaagaggtcgTCGGAGAGACGACAGGGGCGGCTGCCGCCCACCCGAGAGGGCGTGGTGGAGGGGGCGGAGTCAAACCAAGAAGGGGAGGGCTGCAGAAGCAGGAAGAGCAACGGTAGCTCCAGCGAGGAGTCGGGCGGACCACGGGGAAGACCCTCGTGGATGGGCAGCCCCCCAGAGTCTGTTCTCAACcaggagaaagagacaaaacctGTGGAGGTCACGGGCACCGGGGCCCCGGCCGCAGCCCAGGAGGACAGCCCCTCACAGGGACAGAGTTTGCGTTGGGGCCGTCTCTTCGGATCGAGTCTTGGTTCTCCATCCAGAGCGGAGGCAGCTGAGCAGAGGGCGAGAAGTCAGAGGACCAG ACCTCCGTCAGGTTGGCTCGGTCTGGACAGGTCCGTCCTCGACCTCGTGGCTCAGACGATCGGAGCAGGAGGCAGCGGGAAGAAGACGGAGCCTCCGACGACTCCCACTCACACcgagaacacacacaaagcaccaACGTCGACTCGACCACCTGAAGCCAAACGACAGCCTCTGTG TGAAGTCCGAGCTCTGTGCCACCACATCGCCACCGAGCCCGGACAGCTGAGCTTCAACAAGGGCGATGTTCTGCGGGTCCTGAGCAAGGCGGATCCCGATTGGCTGCTCTGCTCCCAGGGCTCCACGCAGGGATTGGTCCCCATCATCTACGTCACCCTGAACAGCATGGACGACAGCCGGGACGCCGCTGGGCCCGGGAACTGCTGA